Proteins from a single region of Sporosarcina sp. P33:
- a CDS encoding ABC transporter substrate-binding protein, producing the protein MKKEITDHLGRTVVYNFPPKRIVTLCPGITETLFGIGLEEEIVGRTRYCIYPEQAKTVPAVAGTKDLQLEKIHATKPDLIIMEKEENTQEMVEELSAFYPVYVAEVQKIDEAYRMITDMGILTDREEQARSLCSDIKQAFSELPALPAARVAYVIWKKPYMAAGKDTYINSLLQEMGFITPFAESSDRYPALTEEQFKDANLDLVLLSSEPYPFKEKQQAEFQKMLPDSAIQLIDGEMFWYGVRMLEGAKYFKEFPFDV; encoded by the coding sequence TTGAAAAAAGAAATTACTGATCACTTAGGAAGAACGGTTGTGTACAACTTTCCGCCAAAACGAATTGTTACATTATGTCCGGGTATTACTGAAACACTGTTTGGCATCGGGCTTGAAGAAGAAATTGTCGGCCGTACGCGCTATTGTATTTATCCGGAACAGGCAAAAACTGTTCCCGCTGTAGCCGGAACAAAAGATTTGCAGCTGGAAAAGATCCATGCAACAAAACCAGATCTGATTATTATGGAAAAAGAAGAAAACACACAAGAAATGGTTGAAGAACTTTCCGCGTTTTATCCGGTGTATGTAGCAGAAGTTCAAAAGATTGATGAAGCGTACCGGATGATTACCGACATGGGCATCCTGACAGATCGGGAAGAGCAGGCACGTTCGCTTTGTTCGGATATTAAACAGGCTTTCTCGGAACTTCCGGCTCTTCCAGCTGCACGGGTCGCCTACGTCATTTGGAAAAAGCCCTATATGGCCGCAGGTAAAGATACATACATCAACTCGTTACTGCAGGAAATGGGGTTCATCACACCTTTTGCTGAATCATCTGACCGCTACCCTGCCTTAACGGAAGAACAATTTAAAGATGCGAATCTGGATTTAGTATTACTGTCGTCAGAGCCCTATCCGTTTAAAGAAAAACAGCAGGCAGAATTTCAAAAGATGCTTCCTGATTCAGCCATTCAGCTGATCGACGGTGAAATGTTCTGGTATGGCGTACGGATGCTCGAAGGAGCAAAATACTTTAAAGAGTTTCCTTTTGATGTCTGA
- a CDS encoding ferritin-like domain-containing protein → MFVTQLRNAIEEEYKSYFYYKSMYQLTDDLLWREFIRHAYEDEKSHYEMFQQLHYMMTGTFVPNPKKPAPCTNLKESAKNALVYELEAVEQYKEMFLTIPFEAAYDPLFIALHDEMEHAIRMSTIFNGTK, encoded by the coding sequence GTGTTTGTTACTCAACTGCGCAATGCGATCGAGGAAGAGTATAAATCATATTTTTATTATAAGTCCATGTATCAGCTGACGGATGATCTGCTGTGGCGGGAATTCATCCGCCATGCATACGAAGATGAAAAAAGTCACTATGAAATGTTCCAGCAGCTGCATTATATGATGACTGGAACATTTGTGCCAAATCCGAAAAAGCCGGCTCCTTGCACCAATTTAAAAGAATCAGCAAAAAATGCGCTGGTCTATGAATTGGAAGCGGTGGAGCAATATAAAGAAATGTTCCTGACTATTCCGTTTGAAGCGGCGTATGACCCGCTATTCATCGCATTACATGATGAGATGGAGCATGCGATCCGGATGTCTACTATATTTAATGGAACGAAGTAA
- a CDS encoding YheE family protein, whose product MLQHFSYKKMFADTDLPGWTISFYYKNKQYTGDYHKDGTVNWTNGTPPDEDQVLGMVHDLMTFHVYE is encoded by the coding sequence ATGCTACAACATTTCAGTTATAAAAAAATGTTCGCAGACACTGATTTGCCGGGCTGGACGATTTCGTTTTATTATAAAAATAAACAATACACCGGTGACTACCATAAAGACGGCACAGTAAATTGGACAAACGGCACACCGCCCGATGAAGATCAAGTGCTCGGAATGGTCCATGATCTTATGACTTTCCACGTCTATGAATGA
- a CDS encoding hemolysin family protein, producing the protein MDIAIRLAAFAALIAITAFFVACEFAIVKVRSSRLDQLIDEGNKRAVLSKKIADNLDEYLSACQLGITISALGLGMLGEPTVRMMLEPVFETLTLDANVETILSFTVALAIVTYLHVVVGELAPKTIALHKAEELSLSLAVPLNLFYRLMYPIIKGMNGSARLVTRLLGFKSISELEVGHTEEELRIILSDSLRSGEINQAEYKYVNRIFEFDDRVAKEIMLPRTEMMTVDKEMTLSEVFELMDVEQYTRYPITDGDKDHVIGLINMKNLLTAYIKDPTNGSKSVVNYMQPIIRVIETVPIGDLLLQIQRERIHMAVLLDEYGGTSGLVTIEDILEEIVGEIRDEFDLDELPELQKVGTDHYILDAKMLIENVNHALNIEILEEDIDTIGGWFMDQRFEAIQGEKIIEQGYEFTVKEVDGHHILYLEAKKQPPDPATNEAADTSQ; encoded by the coding sequence TTGGATATTGCCATACGCTTGGCAGCATTTGCTGCCTTGATCGCTATCACCGCTTTTTTTGTTGCGTGTGAATTTGCAATCGTGAAAGTCCGCTCATCGCGTCTCGATCAGCTGATCGATGAAGGAAATAAACGTGCGGTTCTTTCTAAAAAAATTGCCGATAATTTAGATGAATATTTATCAGCTTGTCAGCTAGGAATTACGATTTCGGCTCTTGGTCTCGGTATGCTCGGGGAACCGACAGTGCGCATGATGCTAGAACCGGTTTTTGAAACACTTACGCTGGATGCCAATGTCGAAACCATTCTTTCATTCACCGTCGCTTTAGCGATTGTTACCTATTTGCATGTCGTGGTGGGAGAATTAGCTCCAAAAACCATCGCATTGCATAAGGCGGAGGAATTGTCCTTGTCACTTGCGGTGCCCCTGAATCTATTTTACCGGCTGATGTACCCGATCATTAAAGGAATGAACGGATCAGCACGACTCGTTACACGATTGCTAGGCTTCAAATCCATTTCCGAATTAGAAGTAGGTCATACCGAAGAAGAATTGCGAATCATCTTATCCGACAGTTTGCGCAGCGGTGAAATCAACCAGGCAGAGTATAAATACGTGAACCGGATTTTCGAATTTGATGATCGTGTCGCTAAAGAAATCATGCTGCCTCGAACGGAAATGATGACTGTAGATAAAGAAATGACATTATCTGAAGTATTTGAACTGATGGATGTTGAGCAATACACACGCTATCCGATTACCGACGGCGATAAAGACCATGTCATCGGATTGATCAACATGAAAAATTTATTGACTGCTTATATTAAAGATCCTACAAACGGCAGCAAGTCAGTCGTAAATTATATGCAGCCAATTATTCGGGTCATCGAAACCGTTCCTATCGGAGATTTGCTTTTGCAAATTCAGCGTGAACGTATCCATATGGCGGTTCTTCTCGACGAGTATGGCGGAACATCCGGCCTCGTTACTATAGAAGATATATTGGAAGAAATCGTTGGCGAAATTCGGGACGAGTTTGACCTCGACGAATTGCCGGAGCTTCAAAAAGTCGGCACAGACCATTACATCCTGGATGCCAAAATGCTGATTGAAAATGTGAACCATGCATTGAACATTGAGATTTTGGAAGAGGATATCGATACGATCGGCGGCTGGTTTATGGACCAGCGTTTTGAAGCAATACAGGGTGAAAAGATTATCGAACAAGGGTATGAATTTACTGTAAAAGAAGTGGACGGACATCATATCCTCTACCTCGAAGCTAAAAAACAGCCGCCTGATCCGGCAACAAATGAAGCCGCCGATACGTCACAATAA
- a CDS encoding disulfide oxidoreductase, with amino-acid sequence MNKKQENWLLSMWAAALIATLGSLYFSEIKGYIPCTMCWYQRIFMYPIVLIGLLALIQKNTTIAWTTAAFSFIGGCISLYHYGIQKLSLLQNSAPECGGVSCTGTYINYFGFITIPFLALVAFAFIFIASLVLLKHTKE; translated from the coding sequence ATGAACAAAAAACAAGAAAACTGGCTCTTGTCCATGTGGGCTGCCGCACTCATCGCCACGCTCGGATCCCTTTATTTTTCAGAGATCAAAGGCTACATACCTTGTACGATGTGCTGGTATCAGCGAATCTTCATGTACCCGATTGTCTTGATCGGCCTGCTCGCACTCATTCAAAAGAATACAACAATTGCCTGGACAACCGCTGCATTTTCCTTTATCGGAGGCTGCATCTCACTCTACCATTACGGTATTCAGAAACTGTCCCTCTTACAAAATAGTGCCCCAGAATGCGGAGGAGTTTCTTGTACAGGCACATATATCAATTATTTCGGCTTTATTACAATTCCCTTTCTGGCACTGGTAGCATTCGCTTTTATTTTCATCGCAAGTCTTGTACTCTTAAAACATACAAAGGAGTGA
- a CDS encoding thioredoxin family protein — protein sequence MKKLLAIGGIIVVIFILIIVLNNKSNETKLADNPYGKNNLQQSTIDLLDNENYQNVALPEDIFKQIESGEPTTVYYFSPDCPHCMDMTPRLMPIADEYDAHVYQYNLLEFENELKSEYDITAWPTLVHYKDGKEQGRTVGSQPDDQIRAFFDEFESN from the coding sequence ATGAAAAAATTATTAGCTATTGGCGGAATTATTGTCGTAATCTTTATTTTGATCATCGTCCTCAATAATAAGTCCAATGAAACAAAACTGGCGGACAACCCGTATGGCAAGAATAATCTGCAGCAGTCCACTATCGATTTGCTGGACAATGAAAATTATCAGAACGTCGCGCTTCCTGAGGATATTTTTAAACAGATCGAAAGCGGAGAACCGACAACGGTGTATTACTTCAGCCCAGATTGTCCGCACTGTATGGACATGACACCGCGTCTTATGCCGATCGCAGACGAATATGATGCGCACGTCTATCAGTACAACTTGCTTGAATTCGAAAATGAATTAAAAAGCGAATATGATATTACCGCATGGCCTACTCTTGTACATTACAAAGATGGAAAAGAGCAGGGCAGAACAGTAGGCTCACAGCCAGACGACCAGATCAGAGCATTCTTTGACGAATTTGAAAGCAACTAA
- a CDS encoding RluA family pseudouridine synthase — MTSFHYTTRQPGETVEKLLREQWQGGKKSVHQMRMDKSVTNAEGEPVEWKEPLPEGTELIFGFNGVHSSYKPEPFDSLRVIWEDEHVLAVYKPAGLSVHPEHAPGTGTLMNEVMGYIESKGGTYAEHIHRLDQHTAGILLIAKHPLAKTMFDRMLEQNQIERYYTAELEGQLRKPRGTINMPIGKDRYHATRRRVSPSGQSAVTHFKVLERKPDTTLVEAQLETGRTHQIRVHFAHLGHPVVGDQLYGSETIARGPYKLVASKVAFTHPITSELTILETE; from the coding sequence ATGACAAGTTTTCATTACACGACCCGGCAGCCCGGCGAGACCGTTGAAAAATTACTGCGAGAACAGTGGCAAGGCGGCAAGAAATCTGTTCATCAAATGCGCATGGATAAGAGCGTAACCAATGCAGAAGGCGAGCCAGTGGAATGGAAAGAACCGCTACCTGAAGGAACTGAATTGATTTTCGGTTTTAACGGTGTGCATTCTTCCTACAAACCCGAGCCATTTGATTCACTTCGTGTCATTTGGGAAGACGAGCATGTACTCGCAGTCTACAAACCGGCAGGGCTTTCTGTTCACCCTGAACACGCTCCCGGCACCGGCACATTGATGAACGAGGTCATGGGATATATTGAATCTAAAGGCGGCACTTATGCAGAACATATTCACCGCCTCGACCAGCATACGGCAGGCATTCTGCTCATTGCGAAGCACCCGCTTGCAAAAACGATGTTTGACCGGATGCTGGAACAGAATCAAATTGAGCGGTACTATACTGCCGAATTAGAGGGACAGCTTAGAAAGCCACGCGGCACAATCAATATGCCAATTGGAAAAGACCGGTATCACGCCACAAGACGCAGAGTATCTCCGTCCGGCCAATCCGCTGTTACACACTTCAAAGTGCTCGAACGCAAACCTGACACTACTTTGGTCGAGGCGCAGTTAGAAACTGGCCGCACACACCAAATCCGTGTTCACTTTGCGCATCTCGGACATCCCGTAGTCGGTGATCAGCTGTATGGCAGTGAGACAATCGCAAGAGGACCCTATAAACTGGTCGCTTCCAAAGTGGCATTTACACACCCAATCACATCCGAATTGACCATATTGGAAACTGAATAA
- a CDS encoding methyl-accepting chemotaxis protein, with protein MGIFRRQPERRALNEHTNIQMPPIQEKKPDPQRFKQAKTELTAAVAQHEKVNAQHHVLGEAVSSIEDSFHIIQELSEKTTDSSAQLQDNGRSLEEKSIYMVKEAEHGAEDVRLTAQVMKDLGAHMTETGESMAQLSDRSVEIQSIVGVIENIAAQTNLLALNASIEAARAGEYGKGFSVVAQEVRKLAESTSSSTKDIQQLTSSLKDEILQALEATKKSSKLIEQGVAVSLQTASKIDHILETVQESQLDISSIEKMIVEQNELSALMQKELQKANSLFSAAHELIVEHIEDAKEVDKRLESSIQQLLVK; from the coding sequence ATGGGGATATTCAGAAGACAGCCCGAGCGGCGCGCGCTGAATGAGCATACAAACATTCAGATGCCGCCTATTCAGGAGAAGAAGCCGGATCCACAGCGTTTTAAGCAGGCAAAGACAGAATTGACTGCAGCAGTGGCCCAGCATGAAAAAGTAAACGCGCAGCATCATGTTTTAGGCGAAGCTGTATCGAGCATCGAAGACAGTTTTCATATCATACAGGAACTGAGTGAGAAAACGACAGACTCATCTGCACAGCTGCAAGATAACGGCCGTTCATTGGAAGAAAAATCAATTTATATGGTGAAAGAAGCAGAACACGGAGCAGAGGATGTCCGATTAACTGCTCAGGTCATGAAAGACTTAGGTGCGCATATGACGGAAACGGGAGAAAGCATGGCACAGTTAAGCGACCGCTCGGTAGAGATTCAATCGATTGTCGGTGTGATTGAAAATATCGCTGCCCAAACGAATCTGCTGGCACTGAATGCTTCCATAGAGGCTGCCAGGGCAGGTGAGTATGGCAAAGGATTTTCAGTTGTTGCTCAGGAAGTACGGAAGCTGGCGGAAAGTACGTCTTCCAGCACGAAAGACATTCAGCAGCTGACAAGTTCTCTTAAGGATGAAATTCTCCAGGCGCTTGAGGCGACGAAGAAAAGTTCCAAGCTGATCGAACAGGGAGTGGCTGTCAGTTTACAGACTGCCTCTAAAATTGATCATATACTGGAGACGGTTCAAGAAAGTCAATTGGATATATCTTCGATTGAAAAGATGATTGTGGAACAAAATGAGTTATCCGCTCTCATGCAAAAAGAGTTGCAAAAAGCCAATTCGCTATTTTCTGCAGCACATGAGCTGATCGTGGAGCATATTGAAGATGCGAAAGAAGTGGATAAGCGGCTGGAAAGCAGTATTCAGCAGTTGCTGGTGAAGTAA
- a CDS encoding aldo/keto reductase, whose protein sequence is MATIFDQMVILSNGVQMPQFGLGTYKMTEPEQTMQAVEKAVSAGYRAIDTASIYANEQVVGEAIRNTGIAREDLFITSKVWNDEQGYDETLRAFERSLTRLDMNYLDLYLTHWPVTGKYVDTYRAIERLYDEKLIRATGVSNHHESHLQEIFTIANISPMVNQVEIHPRLTQESLRQFCSEHQIAVTSWSPLARGQLLEDAVLAAIAAQYDKTIAQVILRWHIQNGLIVIPKSVTLSRIEENSEIADFELTLSDMAMINALHRDERTGSDPDTF, encoded by the coding sequence ATGGCGACTATTTTTGATCAAATGGTCATTCTGAGCAACGGCGTGCAGATGCCGCAGTTTGGTTTAGGCACATACAAAATGACGGAACCGGAGCAAACGATGCAGGCAGTTGAGAAAGCGGTTTCAGCAGGATACCGCGCAATTGATACGGCATCTATTTACGCAAATGAACAAGTGGTGGGTGAAGCAATCCGCAATACTGGCATTGCCCGTGAAGACTTGTTCATAACATCTAAAGTATGGAATGATGAACAAGGATACGATGAGACTTTACGCGCATTTGAACGCTCATTGACCAGACTGGATATGAACTATTTAGACTTGTATTTGACACATTGGCCAGTGACAGGAAAATATGTAGATACATATCGTGCGATTGAGAGACTGTATGATGAAAAACTAATCCGTGCTACAGGAGTTTCCAACCATCATGAATCGCATCTGCAGGAAATTTTTACGATAGCAAATATCTCTCCGATGGTGAACCAGGTGGAAATACACCCGCGCCTGACGCAGGAATCATTGCGCCAGTTCTGCAGCGAACACCAAATCGCGGTGACTTCCTGGAGCCCATTAGCGAGAGGACAGCTGCTGGAAGATGCTGTCCTTGCTGCAATTGCAGCACAGTATGACAAGACGATTGCACAAGTTATCCTGAGATGGCATATTCAAAACGGACTGATTGTTATTCCTAAATCTGTCACTCTCAGCCGTATTGAGGAAAACAGTGAAATAGCTGATTTTGAGTTAACACTTTCTGATATGGCAATGATTAATGCATTACATCGCGATGAACGTACGGGATCTGATCCTGACACATTCTGA